GCCTAATTTGAGTCACCTAGCATTTTCAGTAGATTCTTTTAATTGTGTTTAGTCATCTCTGAAGCCTCACCCCCACAAGCCTTTGCTGCTGAGACAAATGCAAGTTCAAATGTGATACATTTGTCCCAAAACAAAGAGAGGGGGGACATCATTACCCTTTTTCTTCTTAcacaaaaaccaccacaaagcgactgctcctgctcctgccatggcTGTCAGGACAAATGCAGCAATGACTCCTTTCTGCCAAGCTGCTAAGATGACTGCAAATAAGAAAAACATGTTTAAGAGAGTAGTTAGTGACAGGTCAACACTACCAAATTCTGTAGTTCCTGACCTTTCATTTTACTACATATCAGCCTTCTTACACACTGGGGAAGATCTTGGAAGAGGCTTGTGTGCCAAGTTCTCTAGTGAGCCTCTCCTTTGTTGACTAAAAGCTCAAGCTTGTGATCAACAGCTTGGTTTTAGCTTGCATCTTGCTCCTTTGGCTTTTGGGCACCCCCTTAATTTTTCCATGTAAACTGGACAATCTCTGTTTATAAAGACATCTCTCTGTTTAACTTCTGGAACAAAAACCACCAGTAAGGTGGCATTAACCACTCCAGTAAGGGAGTTACATTGAGGAACATCTCAAATCACCTGTAAAGGTGACAGAATTGGCAGTTTATCATTAATGAGCTCACCACTGATGGTTATTGGACGGCTCCTCACGTCCACGCTGGCTCGGTTCGAGGCCATGCAATAATaggtccctgtgtccctcctcttcattgTTTTCTTGTGCCATATGGTTCTGTCTGAATATTCCCTTGCTTCATGTAGAAGTTCTTCATGatcagtttttttaaaaaacttgaaGTGAATTGGCCAAGATCCTTCCTCCACAGAGCAGAGGAAAGCAGTATCACTGCCAACTTCTACTTCTCCATACGGAACACTGCCCAAACTGGCACCCCTGATTGGTACTACAGAGGAAggcacaaagaaaacaaatattagCACTATTAGAAATAACTTTGATGACAAAATATTGTATTATAGAAATGCTTGCTTTAATGCTTAGTTAAACAGAGACTGAATGCACAGTATTAATCTTTCTGAACAGTCTCTGCCAGACAGCATCCtctagtaaatatttttatagacCCAGAAATAGAGAGGGCATGataaagaaacaaagcagacacaggaaaaaattatatCCATTCCAGAGAGGTCAGTCAGTCTCTTTCCTTAAAATCCTTTGGATGCCCCTCTGGCCCCAGCCTACAAATGATTTCGTTTCCAGAAATAATACACTCAGCAGTTCCATTGTTTAAATAGTTATGGTGCAATTTATGTAGTTCTGCTTTCAGAGTTATGTAGAGTTATGCTGGTTTATGCTAACTCTGTGGTAAGAGTGTTCTTGTAACTTTTAATATACAATAGAGGGTGTCAGGAGATAACAAACCGAGTTGTCCAAaagcaaatcccaaatttcagtgGTTACAGAATACAGCAAACACAAGGACAGAAGTTAGTTTGCATTTGAAGAAGTTGTGAGAATATGCATAGCCAAACCATAGTTTTAAGTCTGCTGGTTTACAAATGAAGCATATGAGCACACACAGAACTAGCCTAGGAGCAGATGAGCTTCAGCCTTTGTTATTTACAGGGGGAGAAAATGGACACACATTTTGTGATGCAAGACATGTAGAATGTCAGCAGCTTTGCAAAATGTTTGGGATATGAAGTGTGTTTTGCtaaaattccaaaagaaaagttCTCTGGAAATATTAGAAATGTGTTTGGGGAAGAGCTATGGATAACACAAGGCAGATATAAAGAAGGAATCATTAAGGCAACACTGGTACagaagcagaggaaggaaaCCAGATTTGACATGAAAAGATGGTGGTCATGGAAGCTGTATTTGTATTAGGAAGTGGATTTAGATATAAGACATGGGTTACTATGACTGAGCCCCTGACAGAGAGAATTGCTCTGGAAAACATAAGTCCTTTTCCAGATCTGCTACAGACAGAAAGGACAGAATACAGAGAATCTGAAGTCACCACCTCACCAGTGATGGACTGTGCAAGAGCTAACAAGGCTCCAAACAATGACCTTCTCTTGAGAACTTCTAAACAGAGTCACAATATATCCCAAACCACAGCTCtgacacctgggatacaccagTTCCAGCAAAGAAATTCCCACTTGTTAATGGACCAAAATTATGCATTGTGTTTATTTGTACCTTGTTATTTCAAAATACCTTGACTTTAAATCTCCCTAGATAAAACTCTTCAGAATTTTATCATTGAGCTTCTCTCTACTGTTAGTAAACAGTGGAACTGATGAATTTAAGGTGAGTCCTAAGGTGCTGTAGTCTGTGTGAATGCAAATACTGTATTAAAAAGCAAATGGAGAGTGTGCAATAATCCAACAGACTCAAAAGAAATGCAACAATTCTGCATTTATCTGTTCCAGTCATACATAACTCAGGGTCAAAACTCAGAAAACAGCCTATTAACTACAAGTTTATCTTATTAAGACCAACACAATTTGGGTTTAAACCAGGATGCAAAGCTGAAAACTCCTTGGTAGAGAGAAATTAGCTCTTCTTTTTCAAAGATCACGAATTGACTTCTACTCTGGTCCTGGACTACTGTGCTGTGATAGGCAAATATTTTACCTCAAGTGAGCAAGAACTTGTAAACATTTCACATCCATTTTTCTTAGTCCACCACTTGCTGCTACAGTTTCAAAAATCTAAATATTACATTAGACAACAAGAAGAAGAATTAAACAGACTTACCTATCACTGTGACATTTAGAATATTGCTAGTTTTCACACCACTGGAGTGATTGTTTCTAGCATCACATTTGTACCCTCCATTGTCATTTAGTCCAATATCTTCATCCAGGAATGTAGCATATGTGTCATTAGTtacatttttcttaatttcatcCCCTTTGTAGAATGTGAATGTTATTGGTGGTGTTCCCATCACTGAATGACAGATTAATTGTAGAGGCTTCCCTAATACCACCTCTGGTGAGCCACTGACAACAGAAAGAGTTGGCTTGGAGACTGGAGCTAAAAGGTGAATAAAAAATTGTTGCAAATTACACTGCATTAGgccaaaagacaaaatattattttttataaaacataaatatataatatttagcTACTTTGCAGACACAGTCTATATTGGGAAGCTCTGCCTCATTGAAATCCTCATTTCCCCCAATGGAAATGGGGGGATTTGAACAAATCAATAGCAAAGATAATAGAACATATGTGACTTTGAATAAAGCAGCATAGAGGGACAATATTAAGCAAAACAAGGAAAGGATCAGTGACTCAGCTGTGGATCATCCAACTCCAAAAGCAGTTCTGACCCAAGGAACAAGTGTGCTCCATGTATGACCTGAGGGAGATtgcacagctcctcctcagaGGAGCACAGTGAACAATGCAGTTCATGCCTTGGACAGACTGGAGAACCCCTGTGCCTGCTCCATGAGAGGGAAGGGCACTGGAGTACTCACAGCTggtgagctggggagggggctgtgctTAATAAACCAATAAACCCTTGGCTTTTCTAGAGTAGAGCCAAGCAGATGAGCTCTGGCTCTCCTGGCTTTCTGCCTGGAGGGGCAGGTGCAGGGATTCAAGGCAGGCACTGACAGAGCTTCAGATCAGAGTGAAAGTTTTGCAGAACATTCCTGGCTCCTGCAAATGGTAGTGAATGGGAGTTTATCTGGTCCCCAGCAGAACCCAGGGACCAGCAGGAAGCCACTCCAACTCCCTTCTCTGAGGCCAGCCCTGGAAAGTATGACTGGATTATATCACAATACACCAAATCCTCTGCAGCTAAAGCACATCCCACAGAAATTCATGTTGTAAGAACCAACACACCCTGCTAGTTCATGGACCAGAGACTGATTCTGTAAACCGATGTCCTTATTTAAAAGCTTCTGCTTTAGCTCCTTCCCCCACCCTGGTGGTTCTGTGTCAACTCACCATAAACACTTATCCTTACAGGTTTGCTCTCCTTGATTATTCCTTTTACTTCAGCTTTGCAGGTGTAAGATCCAGTATCATTCACATTAACTTTAATTGCTAAGATTCTAGATTTTTTCAACAGGATGTCTCCACTGGAACTTTTCCGTAGGATAGAGAAGTTGGCTCTCCGTGAACCATTAATGCTGCAGTTCaaaattaaatctttattttcatcCAACTGAGTCATAGAAGCAGATAGTGTTGGCCTGGGAAATAATTCTGCAAGATAAAAAGAGAGGTGATTCATTCAAAATAAGCCTGGAAGAATACGACTACTTATCTCAAAGTATACAGAATGAAGGACATACTGATAGTTTATAATTTGGGACCAAAAAATtgtgttattttaatattattgtATTTTCAGGGAAAACAGAAACTTAGCATTTGCTTGAAACTACTTTTCACAGGTTGTTTGAggatattattttaattaggaAGTATAGGTGGGCAAAAATCAGAAACTAAAATCTAACTAGTCTTCAACTTACAGAAAATTTACACTTGGATCTGGAGGTTACACTTGGATCCTGAGTTCTGccaaatttaaatattaatactTTGAATAAAATCTAAGATGAACAGAGGTTTTACCTGACACAAAGACATTCAGTTTGGTGGTTTTAGACACTGCTCCTTGCTCCACCTTACACAGGTATTCACCACTGTCCTCTTGAGTAGCTAATGTAGAGTATTTCAGCAATTTCTTATCTCGTACACTGTTCAGTattgttctgtttttctggaagaTGATTTCAATGCCACGCATTTCAGCTGCCACGGTTGAGCACTGAAATTCTATAATGTCTCCTTCTGTAAGGTTATTGGAGGGTGTGGTGATCAGAGTGGGCTTTCTAAATGGTTCTGCAAGAGAATAGATATAAACATACAGATAGATTGATATACATGTAAATATGTGACCCAATTTTTATCAATCGCTagcaaagaaatgtaaaaagaaaagctgaaacaaCTTACCCTTGACTGTAACAAGTGTTTTGTTGCTGTGTTGGGAGCTCTCCCATCCAGATTTTACTTGTCTCTTGCCAAAGCAATCAAATTGTAAAATATTATCTCCTGCTTCAACATAATAttccatttcagaaaaattttggttttgctcagcTACACGTTTTGCTATAGGCTCTGAATTTGTCTTTATCTTGCGGAAATAGAACTCTAAAGGAGGTACTTCTTCTGGCAGCTCACAGCGTAATTTCACAATTTCACCCTCTGAAACTTCTTTTTTGTCAGCAGTCAGGATTGGTTTGGTCATTCCTTACAacaggaaacaaagaaaagaaacagaacttTGCATAATCCTGAAATAAACAGTACCTCTGATGACTGTGGGAATGATTTATACTCATTAACAGATGCAAATAGTTTGCAAGAACCAAAAGATGACCCCATAACTACTCAGTGCTGACAAATTCTGTCCAAGATGCTTTTCCAGGGAGAAAACATCACCTCCAGTCAAGAACACGTCTAGAGAGTGTATGGATGGAGGGGGCCTCTGTTCTCATAAGAGATGAAAAACAAGACTGAGACAACATTGTCTGCAAAAGTGGCCCATGGCTGATGGTGGCTTTGGTGCTGGCTCTCACACCCTGAGCACCCCTGTAGGttatttcagcatttccagGAATCTGCCCACCCCTCATCACAGTTATTGGGGTGGGCACAACTTTCACAAATAATTCTTTCTCTAGCCTAGGGAACAGAGGCTCAGCATACAGACTGTGCTCCTGACTAGCACTGATCTGGCCTGGAGCCTTGGGGTCCTGAGCTGATTTCTGTGCCTTAACATGGGGGATTAGTACCAAACCCTCATCAAATACTGTGATGTCAAGGATAAAACACACTTTGCAAGATACCTTGTTTAAGCACTGACTATTATTCCTTCCCTGTAAGGTTGTTCTCTCTCTGTACCTCATCTGCCATGTCTGACAGAACACTCACCTGCAACCCAAACATAGATGGGCTTACTGATAACCAACTTGTCACCTGCTTTCACCCTACATTCATagtctcctgtatctgcagaCTTGGCCACAGGTATTTCATACCGTGCATCTTCTTTGTCTGATATGGTCATAAACACAAGCTTCCCATCcttaaaaaatgtgaaattgtGCTTCAGCTGGAAATCAGTATTTTTGCTAATATCAGCATGGCAGATGATTGACATTGGAGCTCCATTCTTCACTTTGTCAGATGGTTCAACCTTGATTTTAACTCCGTTGAAAGTAAAAACTTCATAGactacaaaaaagaaaaaaaattttcattttaaattagtCCAATACAACACAGTTATCTCAAGCTGCCacatttaaattacaaaaattaattttttaatttacatttcatTTGATAGAAATATTGTCATTTAAACTGATAAGTGGTTTTAGAAATAAAGCTCATGGTATTATTTATATaagtatgtatatatgtatagaAATGTGTGTGCATAGAAATATATTCTGGCTTCATAAccacagcaagaaaaataatttgtagCTTAAATGTTACAACTGTTAGGCTCCTGGTATAATTGATATTTATGTTCTCACATCTTGAGAAACAAGTATAGAGGAAGATGTATAAGTTAATTCACTTTCTCTTCTTTAGAACTTACACTTCTATATCTATTCTGGTCAGGATTTGTATTAGAAATTGTTATTCAAATAGAAAAACTTTCCTGCATCTAAAGAAGTCCCTTGTCCTGCACACTTCCCAGCTATTTATAATGAGTCCTTGCTAGAGAGAGTCTTGGCCATAAAATCAGTGAAAAGCTGTGAATTTCTTTGCATGTGAATAAACCACATGACAGCAAGGAGCAAACATTTCTCCCAGGTGATGGGAAAAAGGAAGCATGCAGAATGTATGTTCTGGGAGCCAGCAGCATGATAAGATAAACAGTAAACATGTTCTTTTCAGAACACAATTTCTGAACTCTGCTCAGCCATCATCAATTCTTTTGCAAGATCAGGACACAGTGCCCTTAATTTCTATTCCATAATTTtatccttccttcttcctcGTGGGCATGAGAAGGATTCTCATATATCAAAACAAAATGCTCATTTTCTCTGCCACCTGTTTTGTGGCTCAATAAAGCAAATTACTTTAGGAAAGATTTCACCTTTATTAAGGTATAAGTAGCACATCTCTGATTTAAGCACTATACCAAGAAGCACCACCAAGTAAGACCTTTTTTTTCATATAGCCAAATTTCATACTGAGCTACTGTAGAGCAAATCCAAATAAACTCTGTTATGGATGCACAGCAACTGAGGAATTAGTTAAATTAGTTATATTAAATTTCTAcataaaaacccccaacaaaacaataaaaatctaCCATTCCCTACCTTTCCCCTGAGCGTAAAGTTCTGAacctggggaaaagaaaaaagagaagaaatgttattttcaaaGCTTACAGATTGAGACACGGTGATGCAAAACTGTAAAAAGCCTCAACCAACCCCAGACAAAGCAGCAACACTTGTACCCACCCAGAGACTCAGTTATCAAACTTACACTGCAAGAAAATCACCAGAAGAGCAAGATACATCTCGTTCCTGAAGAGCAGACACTTTaattccaaaataaaacaatattcATTATCAGAGGTGATGCCTCCAGGTACCAAAACCAcgttttgcttttttcccttgtcGTTTTATGGAAACAGATAAAAATTTGCCATTAAAATTTGTACGTTTTCCCCGATCTTCAGCAGAAACTGGCTGGATCAAGTAATCGTTCCCATTACTGGAAACTGGAAATGGCAAACAATGAGAATGtatctgctgctcccaggcagaTTACTGGGCAGGAAGTGACAGGACTTTTCCTGAGGGCGCTACCAAACGCATTTGCTTTGTTTAATTTCTTAAGgtgtattaaaaaaacaagaCGTTCCAATGACATTATCCTGCAGTTCCTGTCAATATGGGTATTTTTAAGTCACTATTAACCATTTAGGAACAGAAATTACCTTTGCTACTTGACCTCAGCAGATACTTGAGCAAATACTTCCCTTCATCCTAACAGGAGACTCTTTCAGAGAATAGATGTACATAATTACTCATTTTCCCCCTTTACCTCCATTTCTAGGTCCTCCATTTTTGCTGTGGCAAAGAACACCTTTACTGTAGTTTACACAATAAATTCAAATTATCTCAAAAAGCAGAGGTACTGTTGTGTGAGACTAGAATATTGACAGGTGGATCTCTCATACTACCATCATATATCAAAAACCTGGATCTGcaccagattttattttatgcagTTAGGATAGCACAATGGACACACAATCACAAACCCTAAACCCCTCAGGAAAGAATTGGATGCAGTTGCAATTCTCAGCAGaaatctgcagcagcactggcacaatGTGAAACAGAATTCTTTCCCATTGTCCAGGATATTCCTCTCAGTATATCATCCTACTTTTAAGTCACATTAAGCCATTCCCTCCAGGCCTGATACTGACTGAAGCCTACAGGCTGGACAAAGTGAGTTTAAACCAAGCCCTTCAGAAAGTTTCTCACATTGTGTGACCCAGAACTCCCCAAACTGTGATTTAGTTATTCTTGAAAACTGAGTGCTCAGCTCTTaatctctttgttttttcccttgtgGACAGAGCCAATGCTTTCCTTTAATTCCAGCAACATTTTCCAGGCTTGTTAAAACACTGCATAAAACAATACAAAATTACTGAACACAGAAGTCCATAAATGAGACAGACAGTTCTCATAAGCCTCACTGTTCATATGAAatccctttctttcctcctgGGGTGAATGAAAGCTGTAGTTTTCCCCCCAAACACTATTTTAAAGCTTTAAGTCTACGTCAATGATGGTATTACCCACATCAGCGTGGAATTTTacaaaaggaaacagaaggaaaacgCTCATCTATTTAACAATGTAAGGGCTGCAAGAACCTCTGGCTGTTTTACAGAATGGCACAATAGTCTCAGCAATTAGGACTGAGCTGGTAACGAGCACTGCTGTTTGTCCTGCTCAGTCCAGGCTGTTTGAAACAACCACCAACAAAAGCCTGGTGGCTTGGCCAGCTGCCAGCCATGGTCCCCCGGGACAGGTAAAGGAAAAGAGTAGGAGGACACGTGGCAGATGGAGAACAAAGGTAAATCAACTTTTGCTATTGGTAACAAAAAAATAGGAAGGAAGGagattttccccttccccttttccccgTAGAAGAATTCAGCAGGACATGAAAAGCCCAGCAAAACCACAACAGTCTTTCCCACGGGGGGACAAAGGTTCCTGTGAGCCCCAGAGGGGGAAGGAGGGTGAGGGTGGGCCAGCATCCTTCAGAagggccagcagggctcaggtcAGAGCCAGGTTCACGTGGAAAGGCCAGCTTTAGGATGAAATGGCTCAGGATTAAGGTTCAATTATTCCAAAACCAGAGACTGTTGCCAGATGTCACTCCCAGGTGAAGTCCATTTCACAAGATCCTCCAGGCTGATTAAATTGTCATATTCTTGACAAGCCTCAAGGCGTCTTGGAGAGGAAAACCAAGCTGCTATTGACCAAAACCCAAGAATTAAATTCTACTGCAGGAATTTAGGCCAAAATAACATGAAACTTgagaggaaaacatttcaaacaCACAAGAACATTTTGATACCATCTTCCACGCTTAAACTGGAAACCACATTGACCTAAATGATGCAAGCTTAAAATACCTGTGCCAGAAGCACACATGCACATTTTCCTGACAGCCATTTTAATGCCATCTCTCAAGATACATTTTCTGAATTACATAAGACCAAATTTAGTCTAATTCACATCATATAAAAAACTCTATTCAATCCCTATTATATCTGTGGGAAAAGCAGGATTGACCTCAGAAATGCAACACACCTCCTGAAGCAGCCAGAATAGCCATTATAACCTGACTGAATGCCCTTTGAAACCCATGGGAATCATCCCATTTAATCTACTGCCAATGAGTTGGACCCTTACACACTATAACTCATCTGGGAATTCACAATCCCTGTTTCTGCTGGCTGGATCCTCTGCTGCTTGCTCACATGTGACATTTCCTAAGAGCCACCAGCTCTGGCAACTgaacagagctctgctgcaatGAGAGGCAAAGCCTATTTCCCTAACTAAGGGGAAAATGCTGAAtaagattttcatttttttccctctgcaaaCAGAGTGGTTTTAGGCAGTCCCTTACAACAGGAAAGGCAgctcagagctcccagcactgtgcagctgttttgtttccatgtgctcacagcagagagcagccacagcaccgACCTCCAGCACGGCCATCCCACATCTCACCAATTCAGCCAAACTTCTGGGGCCCCCAGACTTGGTCCCCTGGTCCCAAATGCCCATTCCTGATGGCACTTTCACTTTCTTCAGAAAAGATGAAAGCTTTTTGTGTGTCACCTTCCTGTTCTAACTGGCTGATTTATTAATGAAACATTTTTGGGCTCAGAAATCTTGTCACTGATCTTGGAGAATCCACATAATTTCATGTGTAGGTTCATTGTTTTTAAATACCCTTGACTGCTATAGAGGTCTATCTACAAATGTTTAggatttttctaaattttattttataaagtttttaatttcagaaactGATGTACATCTACACTGAAGTCAACGCAAGTTCTCCAGTAACTAAATCAAGAACAGCTCTGATTTCTAATCCCTCAATTCCCGACACATATAATTGTTTAACTGCTTTGATTTCTTACAGCTGTGACTTGTTTTGCTTACTTATCAATTCTGTTTCAGTATACTCACAGATAATAGAACTATAACAACACTGCTGTTTTCACAAGACTAGAAAATCCCTGGTGAGCTGGGAATGAAACAAATTCTTTGTACACACATTTTCAGGgcatattttcttctcttgaaAGTGGGACATTTGCatcaattatttttgttttaaaagcatCTCTTTATACCTCCCtagagaagaataaaaaattaatttttctccatGGACTTGAATACTTACAAGAacattaaagaaattaacattGCCTTTTTTTGAGAAGTGTGGAAGTTCCACAAATTAGAATTTACAAAAACTCTGAATTGCCCAGTTTGTCTGGGTATAAATTACATTTCACAATGGCACCATCTGCTGGGAGATGAGCAAGACGGTGAAGCACACTGGGCTTCCCTCACTGCCCCCTTTCTCAATTAAACATTGGATGACTGATATCCAACACCTCCTCCAAATGGCAACATAAATTAAGCCTGGAAAAACAATTAAAGGAACCAGAAGGCTGATAATGACAGAATATCACTGAGGTTTTCACCCTGGAAATTCTACTTTTACTACAGCAGGAGCTAATTATTACTATTTGGTTTTCTGCTTCCTCACTGGTACAGTGCAACACTGGAAAGAGCACTGGAAATCTGTCTTGTGTTTCACACAGCACACTTAGAAATTCTTTCAGACAAATAAGAGAAATTCCTTCTTTCAGAGATGCGAGATCAATTGGTGATTACaatgtgtcacagacatcttttatgaaaaatcctttccttaggacttttcctcctgagaagctgagaggccttaggaataaaatgtaaacaataattatctgctgctgtggaatgcaacaggtgcatctgggattggtctaTAGAGTTGTtgctaattaatggccaatcacagtcagctggcttggactctgtctgagacagaagcttttgttatcattctttctttttctattcttagccagccttgtGCTGAAAtccttcttctattcttttagtatagtttaaatataatatgtaccataaaataataaatcaagccttctgaaacatggagtcagattctcatctcttccctcatccttggaccccAGTGAACACCGTCACAAAAATGTGATCATGGTCTGTGAGAACACCTGGAACTGTCTCTGTGCCAGTTGTGTGGGACTGATTCAGCTCCTCAAGGACATTTTTAGCTGCTGTCCAGTACTGGATGAGCAAGTTCCTCAGTTCAGAAGCACACATCAcaccctgtcactgtcacacactGCCCTTCACTGGCAATGGACCAGCATTTGCTCAACTCCAGCATTTCCAgatgcagctggaaaaaagcCTCAAGCTCTGCAGCAATATCCATCAGAGCATCAGCACTGACAGAGGACAGGTCAGTAACTTCAGGCTGTAGAGAGAATTAatcctggaaatatttttctttctcttaccATTATTTTAATATTGCTTGATGATTCCACAAGCATTATTCCACATCAGTTTCATCAGTAAAATTCAGCTGGTGGTGACTCAATGAGCTGATCCAAGTTGACAGAAGATCTTTCAGCAGCCTGTGCAAAGCAAGAGGCAGAATTGATTTGCTCCTGATCTGCTGCAGGTGCCCACACACAGCCAGCCATTGCTGCTCCTCATAGAACTGATGGATGACTGCAAGAGGGGCAGATACTCCTCAGATACACCTCAGAGTACACCAAGAGAGGCTtgaaaaaggctgaaaaatagATATATGACTGATAATAGTC
This DNA window, taken from Ammospiza caudacuta isolate bAmmCau1 chromosome 19, bAmmCau1.pri, whole genome shotgun sequence, encodes the following:
- the PECAM1 gene encoding platelet endothelial cell adhesion molecule isoform X5 → MYLALLVIFLQCSELYAQGKVYEVFTFNGVKIKVEPSDKVKNGAPMSIICHADISKNTDFQLKHNFTFFKDGKLVFMTISDKEDARYEIPVAKSADTGDYECRVKAGDKLVISKPIYVWVAGMTKPILTADKKEVSEGEIVKLRCELPEEVPPLEFYFRKIKTNSEPIAKRVAEQNQNFSEMEYYVEAGDNILQFDCFGKRQVKSGWESSQHSNKTLVTVKEPFRKPTLITTPSNNLTEGDIIEFQCSTVAAEMRGIEIIFQKNRTILNSVRDKKLLKYSTLATQEDSGEYLCKVEQGAVSKTTKLNVFVSELFPRPTLSASMTQLDENKDLILNCSINGSRRANFSILRKSSSGDILLKKSRILAIKVNVNDTGSYTCKAEVKGIIKESKPVRISVYAPVSKPTLSVVSGSPEVVLGKPLQLICHSVMGTPPITFTFYKGDEIKKNVTNDTYATFLDEDIGLNDNGGYKCDARNNHSSGVKTSNILNVTVIVPIRGASLGSVPYGEVEVGSDTAFLCSVEEGSWPIHFKFFKKTDHEELLHEAREYSDRTIWHKKTMKRRDTGTYYCMASNRASVDVRSRPITISVILAAWQKGVIAAFVLTAMAGAGAVALWWFLCKKKKAKGPSMEMSGSALAPSLASEKLTRPPSDGNYYSGSGYIEDNENHMKSTDESKGPDLESAEVDYTEVEVSTLDPHRDSMENRHSRIYGHPDAT
- the PECAM1 gene encoding platelet endothelial cell adhesion molecule isoform X6 — encoded protein: MYLALLVIFLQCSELYAQGKVYEVFTFNGVKIKVEPSDKVKNGAPMSIICHADISKNTDFQLKHNFTFFKDGKLVFMTISDKEDARYEIPVAKSADTGDYECRVKAGDKLVISKPIYVWVAGMTKPILTADKKEVSEGEIVKLRCELPEEVPPLEFYFRKIKTNSEPIAKRVAEQNQNFSEMEYYVEAGDNILQFDCFGKRQVKSGWESSQHSNKTLVTVKEPFRKPTLITTPSNNLTEGDIIEFQCSTVAAEMRGIEIIFQKNRTILNSVRDKKLLKYSTLATQEDSGEYLCKVEQGAVSKTTKLNVFVSELFPRPTLSASMTQLDENKDLILNCSINGSRRANFSILRKSSSGDILLKKSRILAIKVNVNDTGSYTCKAEVKGIIKESKPVRISVYAPVSKPTLSVVSGSPEVVLGKPLQLICHSVMGTPPITFTFYKGDEIKKNVTNDTYATFLDEDIGLNDNGGYKCDARNNHSSGVKTSNILNVTVIVPIRGASLGSVPYGEVEVGSDTAFLCSVEEGSWPIHFKFFKKTDHEELLHEAREYSDRTIWHKKTMKRRDTGTYYCMASNRASVDVRSRPITISVILAAWQKGVIAAFVLTAMAGAGAVALWWFLCKKKKAKGPSMEMSGSALAPSLASEKLTRPPSDGNYYSGSGYIEDNENHMKSTDESKGPDLESAEVDYTEVEVSTLDPHRAENIWAS
- the PECAM1 gene encoding platelet endothelial cell adhesion molecule isoform X2, whose translation is MYLALLVIFLQCSELYAQGKVYEVFTFNGVKIKVEPSDKVKNGAPMSIICHADISKNTDFQLKHNFTFFKDGKLVFMTISDKEDARYEIPVAKSADTGDYECRVKAGDKLVISKPIYVWVAGMTKPILTADKKEVSEGEIVKLRCELPEEVPPLEFYFRKIKTNSEPIAKRVAEQNQNFSEMEYYVEAGDNILQFDCFGKRQVKSGWESSQHSNKTLVTVKEPFRKPTLITTPSNNLTEGDIIEFQCSTVAAEMRGIEIIFQKNRTILNSVRDKKLLKYSTLATQEDSGEYLCKVEQGAVSKTTKLNVFVSELFPRPTLSASMTQLDENKDLILNCSINGSRRANFSILRKSSSGDILLKKSRILAIKVNVNDTGSYTCKAEVKGIIKESKPVRISVYAPVSKPTLSVVSGSPEVVLGKPLQLICHSVMGTPPITFTFYKGDEIKKNVTNDTYATFLDEDIGLNDNGGYKCDARNNHSSGVKTSNILNVTVIVPIRGASLGSVPYGEVEVGSDTAFLCSVEEGSWPIHFKFFKKTDHEELLHEAREYSDRTIWHKKTMKRRDTGTYYCMASNRASVDVRSRPITISVILAAWQKGVIAAFVLTAMAGAGAVALWWFLCKKKKAKGPSMEMSGSALAPSLASEKLTRPPSDGNYYSGSGYIEDNENHMKSTDESKGPDLESAEVDYTEVEVSTLDPHRAPEQKGTETVYSEIRKTNNDSMENRHSRIYGHPDAT
- the PECAM1 gene encoding platelet endothelial cell adhesion molecule isoform X7; the encoded protein is MYLALLVIFLQCSELYAQGKVYEVFTFNGVKIKVEPSDKVKNGAPMSIICHADISKNTDFQLKHNFTFFKDGKLVFMTISDKEDARYEIPVAKSADTGDYECRVKAGDKLVISKPIYVWVAGMTKPILTADKKEVSEGEIVKLRCELPEEVPPLEFYFRKIKTNSEPIAKRVAEQNQNFSEMEYYVEAGDNILQFDCFGKRQVKSGWESSQHSNKTLVTVKEPFRKPTLITTPSNNLTEGDIIEFQCSTVAAEMRGIEIIFQKNRTILNSVRDKKLLKYSTLATQEDSGEYLCKVEQGAVSKTTKLNVFVSELFPRPTLSASMTQLDENKDLILNCSINGSRRANFSILRKSSSGDILLKKSRILAIKVNVNDTGSYTCKAEVKGIIKESKPVRISVYAPVSKPTLSVVSGSPEVVLGKPLQLICHSVMGTPPITFTFYKGDEIKKNVTNDTYATFLDEDIGLNDNGGYKCDARNNHSSGVKTSNILNVTVIVPIRGASLGSVPYGEVEVGSDTAFLCSVEEGSWPIHFKFFKKTDHEELLHEAREYSDRTIWHKKTMKRRDTGTYYCMASNRASVDVRSRPITISVILAAWQKGVIAAFVLTAMAGAGAVALWWFLCKKKKAKGPSMEMSGSALAPSLASEKLTRPPSDGNYYSGSGYIEDNENHMKSTDESKGPDLESAEVDYTEVEVSTLDPHRENIWAS